The following proteins are encoded in a genomic region of Cyclonatronum proteinivorum:
- a CDS encoding cupin domain-containing protein, with translation MLNIPLKPAFGTAALLVLLLAACTPENELPDPVQAWWEGASVCEVLEENRHMRALRCTFPPGGGHERHFHDRHFGYTVQGSRFRITDATGTREVDVTTGGHFYSDGIEWHEVLNIGDSTAVFLIIELR, from the coding sequence ATGCTGAACATCCCGCTGAAACCCGCTTTTGGGACAGCCGCCCTGCTTGTATTGTTGTTGGCCGCCTGTACCCCTGAAAACGAGCTGCCCGATCCCGTTCAGGCGTGGTGGGAAGGGGCGTCAGTTTGCGAGGTGCTGGAGGAGAACCGGCATATGCGGGCGCTGCGCTGCACGTTTCCGCCGGGGGGGGGACATGAGCGGCACTTCCATGACCGGCATTTTGGCTACACCGTGCAGGGCAGCCGCTTCCGGATTACCGATGCGACCGGTACCCGCGAGGTTGATGTGACAACCGGTGGCCATTTCTACAGCGATGGCATCGAATGGCACGAAGTGCTGAACATCGGGGACAGCACGGCGGTGTTTCTGATTATTGAGCTGCGGTGA
- a CDS encoding Card1-like endonuclease domain-containing protein, whose amino-acid sequence MQTLVCLLASAADTEVNFEAALEVNPHTVVICHTRESGADAIALQSKIRDALGAETQLVPVPAFDLDAIQDIAEQLFMSLQNRQSVLHYTGGTKPMAIGFFEEFRGGGCTLLYTDLKSRTLWWRGPEGFYQKPMQVR is encoded by the coding sequence GTGCAAACCCTCGTCTGCCTTTTAGCCTCAGCCGCCGATACAGAAGTCAATTTCGAAGCCGCTCTCGAAGTGAATCCGCACACGGTTGTGATCTGTCACACCAGGGAATCGGGGGCGGATGCCATCGCGCTTCAGTCCAAAATCCGTGACGCACTCGGCGCCGAAACGCAGCTCGTTCCCGTGCCGGCTTTCGACCTCGACGCCATTCAGGATATTGCCGAGCAGCTGTTCATGAGCCTGCAAAACCGGCAGAGCGTGCTGCACTATACGGGCGGCACCAAACCCATGGCCATCGGCTTCTTTGAGGAATTCCGCGGCGGCGGCTGCACCCTGCTTTACACCGACCTCAAAAGCCGCACCCTGTGGTGGCGCGGCCCCGAAGGTTTTTACCAAAAGCCCATGCAAGTCCGATGA
- a CDS encoding thioredoxin family protein — protein sequence MKKLALTISLLLVAGLFSGVFAGSGDSPQSPPIGEAAPEFTLVNQNGEEVSLSDFRGSFVVLEWLNHDCPFVRKFYGAGEMQRLQRHYAEHDVVWLSIISSREGEQGHLTQEQAREAMRAHNSAQHAILIDEPGNVGRAYNARTTPHMFVIDPDGILLYDGAIDSVPSANPDTIAEAENYLVAALDAAMAGEPVAIPTTRPYGCSVKY from the coding sequence ATGAAAAAGTTAGCTCTTACCATCAGCCTGCTGCTTGTTGCAGGCCTGTTTAGCGGCGTTTTTGCCGGTTCCGGCGACAGCCCGCAATCTCCGCCTATCGGAGAAGCCGCCCCTGAGTTCACGCTTGTCAATCAGAACGGCGAAGAAGTAAGCCTCTCGGATTTCCGCGGCAGCTTTGTCGTGCTTGAGTGGCTGAACCACGACTGCCCGTTTGTCCGCAAGTTTTACGGCGCAGGCGAAATGCAGCGCCTTCAGCGTCATTATGCGGAGCATGATGTCGTTTGGCTCTCCATTATTTCCTCCCGCGAAGGCGAGCAGGGACATCTCACACAGGAACAGGCCCGCGAAGCCATGCGCGCACACAACTCCGCGCAGCACGCCATCCTGATTGATGAGCCCGGCAATGTGGGTCGTGCCTACAATGCCCGCACTACCCCGCACATGTTCGTCATTGATCCGGACGGCATTTTACTGTATGACGGTGCCATCGACAGCGTACCAAGCGCCAACCCCGATACCATTGCCGAAGCCGAGAACTACCTCGTAGCCGCCCTCGATGCCGCAATGGCCGGCGAGCCCGTAGCCATCCCAACGACCCGCCCCTACGGCTGCTCGGTGAAGTACTAA
- a CDS encoding septal ring lytic transglycosylase RlpA family protein: MNLRITLLFFFLGMMVLSGCRSQRDTVRTGTVFERGEASWYGPGFHGQATANGERYDQEALTAAHRTLPFDTVVGVRNLHNGKKVVVRINDRGPYANNRIIDLSRAAAREIDMIQSGIAPVELTILRSPVPVQRAAIARELFTVQVASFNTRQEATAHARSIRGARVAEGRVQGQTVYRVYVGEFRNQRDAERQRRRLSRQGINGFVKQVQN, encoded by the coding sequence ATGAACCTGCGCATTACGCTGCTCTTTTTCTTTTTGGGGATGATGGTCCTCTCCGGCTGCCGCTCCCAGCGCGACACCGTCCGAACGGGCACGGTCTTCGAGCGGGGCGAAGCGAGCTGGTACGGGCCCGGCTTTCATGGTCAGGCAACGGCCAACGGCGAGCGCTACGATCAGGAAGCCCTCACCGCAGCACACCGCACCCTGCCGTTCGATACCGTGGTGGGCGTGCGCAACCTCCACAACGGCAAAAAGGTGGTTGTGCGCATCAACGACCGCGGCCCGTACGCCAACAACCGCATCATCGATCTCTCCCGCGCGGCAGCCCGCGAAATAGACATGATTCAGAGCGGCATAGCGCCGGTCGAGCTCACCATTCTGCGGAGTCCGGTACCCGTGCAGCGGGCCGCTATCGCACGCGAGCTGTTTACCGTGCAGGTCGCTTCTTTCAACACGAGACAGGAAGCTACCGCGCATGCACGCAGCATCCGCGGTGCGCGGGTCGCCGAAGGCCGCGTACAGGGCCAGACCGTTTACCGGGTGTATGTGGGCGAATTCCGGAATCAGCGCGACGCCGAACGGCAGCGGCGGCGCCTCAGCCGACAGGGCATCAACGGCTTCGTAAAGCAGGTCCAAAACTGA
- a CDS encoding protein-disulfide reductase DsbD domain-containing protein — MKYLLPLFFSLIVVQTNVFAQPSPGSDHVDVSLISEHMPLAAGQSTTLGFHFDIESGWHTYWRNPGDSGLAARISWELPEGFSTGDIQWPFPGTFEEGHLITYGYKDETLLMQPLSVAASVEPGSYTLEARLEYLVCEAVCLPAFERHSITVEVQSAEQQASGHAGLFGRFRDKLPAEAHDLNPAFTTDEGHIILRLEGALASAFNPETDPLRFYPIADDLVDNTAAQQIQTADGALWMQLRLSRYAHSTPGSVAGVLVHGTEHGNRAFHIESHHP, encoded by the coding sequence ATGAAATACCTTTTACCACTGTTTTTCAGCCTGATTGTTGTTCAAACAAACGTATTCGCGCAACCTAGTCCAGGCTCCGACCATGTGGATGTAAGCCTGATTTCCGAGCACATGCCGCTCGCCGCAGGACAATCAACAACCCTCGGCTTCCATTTTGACATTGAGTCCGGCTGGCACACCTACTGGCGCAACCCCGGCGATTCCGGACTGGCCGCGCGCATTTCATGGGAGCTTCCCGAAGGCTTCAGCACCGGCGACATCCAGTGGCCCTTTCCCGGCACCTTCGAAGAGGGGCACCTTATCACCTACGGCTACAAAGACGAAACCCTGCTGATGCAGCCGCTTTCGGTTGCCGCTTCAGTTGAACCGGGCAGTTACACCCTCGAAGCCCGGCTTGAGTACCTTGTATGCGAAGCCGTTTGTTTGCCGGCCTTCGAGCGGCACAGCATTACCGTTGAGGTGCAGTCCGCAGAACAGCAGGCCTCCGGACATGCCGGCCTTTTCGGACGCTTCCGTGACAAACTTCCCGCCGAAGCCCATGACCTGAATCCGGCTTTCACCACCGATGAGGGTCACATCATCCTGCGCCTTGAGGGTGCGCTTGCCTCGGCTTTCAATCCCGAAACCGACCCCCTGCGGTTCTACCCCATCGCCGATGATCTCGTGGATAACACCGCCGCACAGCAAATCCAAACTGCCGATGGCGCCCTCTGGATGCAGCTGCGCCTTTCCCGGTACGCGCACAGTACGCCCGGTAGCGTAGCCGGCGTACTCGTCCATGGCACGGAACACGGCAACCGGGCGTTCCATATCGAATCTCACCATCCCTGA
- a CDS encoding DUF433 domain-containing protein yields the protein MTRSGVWSWNHPKNNPRKSCLILKIREAISTSLLFLYMSDNHLNRITQNPDICFGKPVIRNLRYPVESLLELMNSGMDMHEILRDYSDLELEDLLACQLYAANKT from the coding sequence ATGACGCGGAGCGGGGTTTGGAGTTGGAATCATCCTAAAAATAATCCGCGCAAATCCTGCTTAATCCTTAAAATCCGCGAGGCAATAAGCACATCCTTACTATTTTTATACATGAGCGACAATCACCTCAACCGAATCACACAAAACCCGGATATTTGTTTCGGAAAACCGGTCATTCGAAATTTGCGATACCCTGTTGAGTCACTTCTTGAACTCATGAATTCCGGAATGGATATGCACGAAATTCTACGGGATTATTCTGATCTTGAATTGGAAGACTTGTTGGCCTGTCAGCTATACGCAGCAAATAAGACATAG